In Camelina sativa cultivar DH55 chromosome 13, Cs, whole genome shotgun sequence, the genomic window GGCAAAAAGGTACAAGGCAAAGTAGATCACATCAGGGACAGAATGTTCAGATAAAGACCAGCACAATAAAGGGGAAAGCTCAATACTTAACCAGTTGAGGACCTAATATGGTATGGCATATAAAGAACACAGGGTACCTGCATTAATTGCTAATTGGTTTTGATATAGGAAACTTGACATTAACAAAGATCATTCAAAAAGCAGGAGCTTGCGTCAAGAACACTCATACTATAGTCACATTTCCCCAGTCCATAAAACGAGTGCCTTTATTCCTTTTAGGTTAActattaacaaacaaatcaagacaAAAATATCTTACCACAAAAAGCATCTGGAAGGTCCTGAACTAGTTGAGGGTCAGGGTTCCAGTTCTCGGAGATTTGTCTAGGGATCTCCATTGGATCCTCGACGTATTTCTCAGTCATGGTTTCGTTTTTGTGATCCATTACAGTAACTTTATTCTCCTTGGCCACGATCTCCATCGCAGGCTGAGCCCCAATAACGCTATAACGACCCTATCGTTAAACAACCCACATACAGAAAAACAATTAGTAACTGAAACACATAGTAACAGATTAAAAAAGATATACCAAAGAAAGATTGAACAACTTACAACGCTGGACATCTGAGAACCAGGCTCAACAGACTCAAAAAGAAAGCTAGGAGCTTCACGGTCATCTTCTTTGACCAAACAACGGTAAGCAAGAACAGGAGTAAGCTGATCAGAGAATATACAACGGTAGATTGGTATAAGGTTTGTACTCTTAGAAGCATCTGCCAACTCCTGTGTATCACTTACTGCAAaagaaaccaattaaaacaTGTTTCACAGAACTGATTTCACAGCTGTAATGTCTAAACCTTAACTTAAGGTTATGCAAGATTCACATTCCCAAATCAAATTAGTCAAAAGAATTGAAATTTATAGCTAAAGTTCAACAATTTTTCCcgcattttatatatatatcactaaaatcaaacaaaatccaaaacccaaaaaaaaaaaaaagcattgcTTTTCACACCTATTGAAGCTTCGGGAGAAACAGAGACACATTTGATCGAACGGAAAGAAGGCGGGTAAGCGGAGCTTCGACCGGAATATCCAGTAACGgtcacagaagaagaagaagaagaagaagagagtccgCGAGAAGGGACAAGCCGGCGAGTGAAACTCAGAGGTTGCATCGTGGCTACATTCATAGAGGTAGACATCGGTTGGTTTAACCGTTACGGTTGAGATGCGGCGGCCGGAATGTTTGAAAaagatcggagaagaagaagattcagaggTGACGgctaaaaaaaagtgaattttatttttattttggttttaagtaTTTTTTCTATTGGAGTGACGAATGAAAATATTCAGGAGATGGCTTATTTATAAAGATGATGACCATGTGATGCTTATTGTAAAATTACTTTTGTACCCCTTACCtgtatttttccatttttttatttcatcaaGGTCACGTGCACCAGTGCATGTCTCTATCTTTTACTGTAAAAAGAAGTGGATGGCTGGGAAGCAAACCCTGTTTGTTTAGAAATAATTTGGTTTTCCAGAAAATAACGATAAAGACATACACTTTACCtaaaatatataagtttaaactttttagaaaaagatacaatatcttcaaaaatTGAGCCATATATCAagttgctatatatatatggcatgAGAAaaacgggaaaaaaaaaactcaatggaaaaaaaaccataaagCACTATATATTGTAAGTAGATATGGTCATATCCCTAATGTCTAATTgtttaagggaaaaaaaaaactctactaatggtgagaaaaaaataatagctTGTATGACTCTTATGATTTTAAgaacaataacaaaagaaaatatagtttCCTTGTGAGTcgtttcttattctttctttctaaatgTTTTCTAGTTTTGAATAGGGTGTGAATTGGTGGAAATACAGTTGGTTTAGTGATTGTTTTCTTGACTAAATTTGTATGTATTATAAAGgtcatttttaaattttacgtggttgtatatatgtattattggTTGTATGtgaaaaaaagttatttataaatggttgtatatatgtattattgttGTTGACTAAAGTTCACTTTTCGATTCGGAACCAAAAAAGTTTATAGAAAAGACCGATCATCAAAACCACCCTACTTGCACGTTTTGGGTGGAGAACAACTGTGTAGCTTATCATTTGTTGTTCCAGTGTAATAAAATCAACAACCTTCATCAAAAGCGAACTCATGTCTTTCACAAAGATTGCATCAGTCAGTTCCATAAGCCAATAGCAGCCAACTATAGATACGAAGAACCGTCGTCTTTCTCAAAAGTATTGAAAAGTCtttctttatgatttatgaacGCCCCAATTAGAAGACAATCGAGTAAGTATggattttccattttttttttttcttcaacaaaataaaaaagctctAGTTGGTAACATGCCTAATAGCGGAATATTAATTAACAATACTACTTCTTTACCATTTAAGCTGATAGTGATGTCTTTGATTTCTTCAGTCAATTATATATTAGTAGTACGATTACGAATGTTGATTCTTTGACCTTTTCCTcgaataaacaaacaacaatcataGTATGACTATGTAAAATTGGAAGGTTGCTTTGGTTGCTACCAACCAAATTCAAATCCATCCACATGAAATGCATGTGCTTTTGTTCTATCATTTACCTTCCAACGTTACATTAATATTACGTATCTAGATTGACAATACCACACGTAATTAATATCTGTGATTTAGtaattagtttatataattttgagagAAATTTGGTTAGTTTCCTAAGCTGCTTCCATGACAGAGTCAAAATATAGCACATAGCTtagagaccaaaacaaaaagttacaagtatatatatctcTGATTACTTTATTGAGCTCTGTATATATGATGATATGAGTCACTTCACAAGCCTATCATCATGGCTTCGCCGCCAGTGAAAGCAAATGGGTAAGGCAAACACACTAGCAAGGAGAGAAACAGAACCACGATTCCTAGAGACACATACTTATCATCAGGCGTCGTTATTTCTTCAGCCAGCGGCGCAATCGGTCCACGCTGCAGGAAGAATATCAGAACCACCCAGTAGAATGCCACGTCACTGAACAACGCTGATAAGCCCAAAAGCGCTATGGAGGCACCTGTGAGCCTTGTTGCTGTCTGAAAAATCATTTGAAAGACATATCTAAGTAAAGTTAAGACATCCAGCACAAagatattataagttttttcaAGAGATTCTAATTGATGTGTTACCTTTCTACCCCATATGGCGAAAGCTATTTTGCCCCCATCTAGCTCACCCGCAGGGATGCTGTTAATGCCATTGATGAGAAGTCCAGCCCATGCCCAGATCACAAGTGGGTTAAGAGATATTGAAGTTCCATCTTTGAGCACATCACCGAGTAGGAGCTTTGCTATAAAATCAAAAGAGGGAAAATGCTTAAACATTGATTTAACACTACAGATTCAGCCTTCAACACTTATCATATTTGATTAAGAGTTAATAAATAGCTTACCGATACCACCAACGAGGAAGGATTCATGAAACACTGATGCGTCAACTACAACGCCAATGCCGTCACTAGGAGGCACGAATAACCCTATAAGAAACAGAACCAACCCTAGAGAAAAGCCAGCCAAAGGTCCTGCAGCTGCAAGCTTCAAAAGATCTTCTCGCTTGGCTACGATATTTTTGATTCTTGTTATAGCACCGAACGAGCCTATCTGCCATCTAAAACATGTTCATCAAatggctaaaaaaaaaaaaaaatcagcttaAGGAGGTTACTTTCTTTCAAATAGAACATTGCATCTTCACCTGCCAACTTGGAACAAAGAATGGAACACCAAGCTTTATCCCTAAGTTATTTGCAACTAAAATGTGTCCCAGTTCATGTACTCCAAGGACAAGAGCGGTGACAAGAGCTCCTGGTAAGCCATCCTTCAACAGTTCAAGGTTGTCAAATGCTGATCTGCAATTAAATTCATGGTAGGGAGGAAAAAATTTATTCAGTATGAGGATTTGGAAGTATAACATATTCCGGAGAAAACATGTTCAAGATGTTCTTACAGTAAGTCGGATTGCAAGGCGGGCACATTACGGAGAAACAATGTAAACAATGCCACCAATCCAAAAGAACCAGCAGCAAACCATTCAGGGACAGCTGCAATTATATGTAGTATCCAGCTAAAACTTAATAATCTGAGAAAGATTCTTATAACATGGAAGTATATAGCAATATATACCTGTTGTCTCGGGTTCTAAGGACCTTCTTGGAACAACAACGGCCACAGGTTTATCATCTTCAGGATTGGTGAGGAGAAAAAGCTTGTACTGGTCACCAAAATTATTCTGCAGATAGATGAGCAATATATTATTACTCTTTGTCACAGCATGTGCTTGTCAACGATCAAAGTtgagaaaacccaaaaaagcaGAACTGCTACCTCCATCCTCGTCTTTATCTTCTCATAACTTTTAGCAGGCTGGCCTCTAAGATTTCCTTTGAACAATACCCCACCCTACCAACATTGTCCCAAAAACGTCAAACTCAGAACCTCTTATTCATGTTTCATATTATGTTTAAAAGCAAAGTTGATAATAACCTtaggaaaaaaaactgatgaGGTTCTCAGTGACTCACCTCATATGGTTCTTGACTTGTTACGAAGAAGGTGTCAAACCCGAATACTTGGCCCCTGAGAATATCAATGGTTTCCTTGGGAAGTCTCATGGAATCATCCAATTGTAATGGCTGTTCACAACAACTTTTTtatgaaagataaaaaacagAAAGCATTAAGCTGCCGCTGCTGAAATAACATTGTTGCTGATACTTACATTCACACCCGGAAGAGGAGAACCGCTGCTAACTTCTACTTTGTCACCGTCCTATTCCAAATGCAGTAGAAGAGTACAACACattcagaaacaaaaccaagaaactaCATATATGGACAATGGAAGCTATTTAAATCAAATATTACAACTTAGACACATAAGATTCAGCATCAAATGTAACAATTTCTTAAGGTTCAAACAAAAAGCCATCTAGAGTAGTTAAGCACTGCTTCAAATAACATTCACCTTTAATTCAATTACTTTGACGTTTCACTAACCAGATTACTAGTCTGGAAACAAAACTTACAAGTTGAGCTTCAATTTTACATTGGATGCATTAGTTTCCAAGTAAGAGGAAGACAATACCTGAGAACTGAATTGAGTTTTGTTCTCCTCCTCATTCCCCGGCGCTTCATTCACAACTGTTGGTTGTGAATTCAACTCAGTAGGAATTTGTGTAGGAGGATCATCAGCTGAAGTCTCTTTGCCTTCTTCACCATTATTATCCTGCTAAGAAGAACTTATGAACTTAGACACAGATAAGCCAGTTACCTAACTAAATCATATACAGAATTCACATTGATACTTAAGCAAATACCTCATCATTATTGCCTTCTGGTTCTGTTTGCGTCTCTGTCGCTCTAacaaaagtctctctctttctgaaAACCCTGAAGTTCAAAAATCCGCCAGAATAAGTAGACAAAGAAGCAGCAGTAGTGCTCACGGTCACggattaaacaaaagaagaagaagaagaataaaaacaatACGAGAACCTTTCAAGCTTTAGATCCTTCTTCCTTCGAGATGTTCCTGTCTGCCCGAAATTGAGACTCGAAGTAGCTACAAAAGGCTGAAACTGAAGACTACTACAACATGAGCTGCATTGCGACAAGACGCCCAAATTGCCGCTATAACTAGCCACCGCGAGATTCATGTCCTTAGAAGGCGACCAacaaaatttcgaaaaaaagcCTAAACTTTTAG contains:
- the LOC104734578 gene encoding probable zinc metalloprotease EGY2, chloroplastic, encoding MNLAVASYSGNLGVLSQCSSCCSSLQFQPFVATSSLNFGQTGTSRRKKDLKLERVFRKRETFVRATETQTEPEGNNDEDNNGEEGKETSADDPPTQIPTELNSQPTVVNEAPGNEEENKTQFSSQDGDKVEVSSGSPLPGVNPLQLDDSMRLPKETIDILRGQVFGFDTFFVTSQEPYEGGVLFKGNLRGQPAKSYEKIKTRMENNFGDQYKLFLLTNPEDDKPVAVVVPRRSLEPETTAVPEWFAAGSFGLVALFTLFLRNVPALQSDLLSAFDNLELLKDGLPGALVTALVLGVHELGHILVANNLGIKLGVPFFVPSWQIGSFGAITRIKNIVAKREDLLKLAAAGPLAGFSLGLVLFLIGLFVPPSDGIGVVVDASVFHESFLVGGIAKLLLGDVLKDGTSISLNPLVIWAWAGLLINGINSIPAGELDGGKIAFAIWGRKTATRLTGASIALLGLSALFSDVAFYWVVLIFFLQRGPIAPLAEEITTPDDKYVSLGIVVLFLSLLVCLPYPFAFTGGEAMMIGL